Proteins encoded together in one Solanum lycopersicum chromosome 7, SLM_r2.1 window:
- the LOC138337352 gene encoding uncharacterized protein, with protein MRFGKKNKLSPRYFGPYRISNRVDNVTYELNLPQELAAVHLVSHISILKKCFGDPTLIVPIENVGIKDSLSYEEVPVQILDRQVWKLRTKEVDLVKVLWRNQFVEEETWDAQKDMKKRHPHLFESRENANQGTKFSS; from the coding sequence atgaggtttggtaagaaaaaCAAACTTAGTCCTCGATATTTTGGACCTTATAGAATCTCCAACAGAGTGGACAATGTGACTTATGAGTTGAATCTACCCCAAGAGTTAGCAGCGGTTCATCTGGTATCCCATATTTCTATATTGAAGAAGTGCTTTGGTGATCCTACATTGATAGTACCAATAGAAAATGTGGGGATTAAGGATAGCCTATCCTATGAAGAAGTTCCAGTTCAGATTTTGGATCGTCAAGTTTGGAAGTTGAGGACAAAAGAAGTTGATTtagtcaaggtcctttggaggaaccaatttgtcGAAGAGGAGACTTGGGATGCACagaaggatatgaagaagagacatccacatctctttgaatccagAGAGAATGCAAATCaaggtactaaattctcttcttag
- the LOC138337353 gene encoding uncharacterized protein, which produces MVKDIRIRMSLFVFGLVPTSSKEGRAAMLIGDIDISRLMVYVQQVKEEKVKDRQEYRNNKAKTGNESGQHKGGSSLPQFQISKGHAPSSASTPDHRNRGEYSVHKLQNFKARPTQSQGSVVKGGTKPPSCAKCDSNQSSICHEGSAGCFKWGQTGHFMRESIKSKNNDGNGGNRAHSSSISPIDRATPRGATSGTGGGTYCLYALNNRHEQENSLDVVTGMIRVFDFTAYALLDP; this is translated from the coding sequence ATGGTGAAGGACATAAGGATCAGaatgagtttgtttgtttttgggTTGGTTCCTACTTCAAGTAAGGAAGGTAGGGCTGCCATGTTGATAGGTGACATTGACATATCTAGGCTTATGGTATATGTGCAACAAGTGAAAGAAGAGAAGGTGAAGGACAGACAAGAGTATCGGAACAATAAGGCAAAGACTGGGAATGAGTCTGGACAACATAAAGGTGGTTCAAGTCTACCACAATTTCAGATATCAAAGGGGCATGCACCATCATCGGCTAGTACACCTGATCACAGAAACAGAGGTGAGTATAGTGTCCATAAATTACAGAACTTCAAGGCTAGACCAACTCAGTCTCAAGGTAGTGTGGTTAAAGGAGGTACTAAGCCTCCTTCCTGTGCCAAGTGTGATAGTAACCAATCTAGCATCTGTCACGAAGGCTCCGCGGGTTGTTTCAAGTGGGGTCAGACCGGACATTTCATGAGAGAAAGTATCAAGAGTAAGAACAACGATGGTAATGGGGGCAATAGAGCTCATTCTTCCTCGATTTCTCCAATAGACAGAGCTACACCTAGAGGAGCTACTTCTGGTACAGGTGGAGGAACATACTGCTTGTATGCTCTTAATAATCGCCATGAACAAGAAAATTCTCTAGATGTTGTCACTGGTATGATTCGAGTTTTTGACTTTACGGCTTATGCATTATTAGACCCATGA